TTTATATGTTTTGTAATATACCTATAGGGGTTATGGTAATTATAACCCTAAAAAAATTTAAGCGGAATAATACCCCACTAGGTATATAGGTAAACCTTTATTGAACACACTAAACAAGATGATGTTCAGTCAGTTATTTAGAAATAATCCTTAAAATGTATTCAGGAGGAATGCGATATGAGTATTAAAGTAGATCATGTATTAGATGCAAAAGGGTTAGCATGCCCAATGCCAATTGTTAAGACAAAGAAAAAGGTTGATGAATTAGAACCAGGGCAAGTGTTAGAAATTCAAGCAACCGATCAAGGTTCACTAGCTGATATGCAAGGTTGGGCGAAAAACACAGGCCACCAGTATTTAGGATCTAAAGAAGATGGAGATGTACTCATTCATTACATTCGTAAAGCAGACCCTAGTGAAGCAAAAGAAGAAACGACGTATCCACACGTCATAAATAATGATGAGCTTGAAGCAAAGTTGAAATCAGGAGATGACATTAAAGTGATTGATGTTCGAGAACCAGCTGAATATGCATTCGCTAGAATTCCTAAAGCACAATCAATGCCATTAGGCGAGCTTGACTCACGAATTAAAGAGCTAAACGAAGATGATGACATTTATGTCGTTTGTCGTACAGGAAATCGTAGTAACATGGCCGCTCAATTACTAGAAGAAAGAGGCTTTAAAAATGTAACGAACGTTAAGCCAGGAATGTCCGAATGGCAAGGCGAAACCGAGTCAGATTAACTCGCAAGAACCATGCCAAAAACAGTGTTATAACAAAAAATTCAGGGACCAGGTCCCGTACAAATTTGTGAATGAATACTAAGGAGGTTACAAACATGAGTAACAAAGTAGCGATTATTGCGGCAAACGGTGGTTTATTCGATGCCTATAAAGTATATAACTTGGCGACTGCCGCGGCAGCGTCTGGATCAGAAGTGACAGTATTCTTTACTTTTGAGGGGTTACAGCTCATTCATAAAGAAGGGCACAAGCAGCTTCCAATGCCTGAAGGAGCAGAGCATATGCAAGAAGGCTTCCAAAAAGCTAACGTTCCTTCTATTGAAGAACTTGTGACAACTGCACAAGACTTAGGAGTAAAATTTATCGGTTGTCAAATGACAATGGACGTTATGGACCTTGAAAAAGATGCATTCGTTGATGGAGTTGAAGTTGGCGGTGCAGCATCATTCCTAGATTTCGCGAAAGATGCAAATACAACATTAACGTTCTAATAAATTTGCCACAAAAGGGCAAGAACCATGCCAAAAACAGTGGAATAATTGAAATTTCAGGGACCAGGTCCCGTACAATTTTGTGAACGAATACCAAGGGAGGTACTTTACTATGAGTATGAAACCAATGACTGCTAAAGAACTTGGGAATAAGGTAATTAATCGTGAAGAAATCTTCATTTTAGATGTTCGTAACACCGATGCATTTGATGATTGGAGAATCGAAGGGGAAGGCGTACACATTATTAACAAG
The Bacillus shivajii DNA segment above includes these coding regions:
- a CDS encoding DsrE/DsrF/DrsH-like family protein; amino-acid sequence: MSNKVAIIAANGGLFDAYKVYNLATAAAASGSEVTVFFTFEGLQLIHKEGHKQLPMPEGAEHMQEGFQKANVPSIEELVTTAQDLGVKFIGCQMTMDVMDLEKDAFVDGVEVGGAASFLDFAKDANTTLTF
- a CDS encoding sulfurtransferase TusA family protein translates to MSIKVDHVLDAKGLACPMPIVKTKKKVDELEPGQVLEIQATDQGSLADMQGWAKNTGHQYLGSKEDGDVLIHYIRKADPSEAKEETTYPHVINNDELEAKLKSGDDIKVIDVREPAEYAFARIPKAQSMPLGELDSRIKELNEDDDIYVVCRTGNRSNMAAQLLEERGFKNVTNVKPGMSEWQGETESD